In Erigeron canadensis isolate Cc75 chromosome 1, C_canadensis_v1, whole genome shotgun sequence, a single window of DNA contains:
- the LOC122583711 gene encoding WAT1-related protein At2g39510-like has product MSKECLKGVYVRTKPFALMILLQTSYAVNGLIGKSALNKGLNHYTFSVYRNLFAALFFGPFAFFLERKVRPKMTVSIFLKIMLLGLLEPVIDQNLFYGGMKFTTATFATAMCNIVPAVTFVMAWIFRLEKVKIKSLHSQGKIIGTLVTVGGAMIMTLVTGPAIQFPWTNHHNLHHQSSVNTVSNQDQIKGSLMITAGCFSWASFVIVQAVALKSYPAELSLTALVCLMGSLEGSVLTLVAEKANASIWSLNWDVKLFAALYSGIVCSGCAYYVSGLVMQERGPVFVTAFNPLGMVIIAIMGSCILFEKLNLGSVVGAVVIVVGLYLVIWGKSKDQKDQQGRKLSVDQQNDDIKTIVLKQDDVNSCGKTSNDLESV; this is encoded by the exons atgtcAAAAGAGTGTTTAAAAGGAGTGTATGTCCGTACGAAGCCTTTTGCGCTcatgattttgttgcaaacttCGTATGCTGTTAATGGTTTAATCGGCAAGTCAGCACTAAACAAAGGCTTGAATCATTACACGTTTTCTGTTTATCGGAACCTCTTTGCAGCTCTCTTCTTTGGCCCTTTTGCTTTCTTCCTTGAAAG GAAAGTTAGGCCGAAAATGACAGTTTCCATTTTCCTCAAGATCATGTTACTGGGATTATTaga GCCAGTAATAGATCAGAACTTGTTCTATGGTGGAATGAAATTTACAACGGCAACTTTTGCAACCGCTATGTGCAATATTGTTCCTGCTGTCACCTTTGTTATGGCTTGGATCTTTAG ACTTGAGAAGGTGAAGATAAAGAGTTTACATAGCCAGGGGAAAATCATAGGGACATTAGTGACGGTTGGAGGTGCTATGATAATGACACTAGTAACAGGTCCTGCAATTCAATTTCCATGGACTAATCATCACAATCTTCACCATCAATCGTCTGTTAACACTGTGAGTAATCAAGATCAGATTAAGGGATCTCTCATGATCACTGCTGGTTGCTTTTCTTGGGCGAGTTTTGTCATTGTCCAA GCAGTGGCATTGAAGTCATACCCGGCTGAGCTCTCCCTCACAGCGCTAGTGTGCTTGATGGGCTCTTTGGAAGGTTCTGTACTTACCCTCGTTGCAGAAAAGGCCAATGCCTCGATCTGGTCACTTAATTGGGACGTCAAACTATTTGCAGCACTTTACAGC GGAATAGTTTGTTCTGGATGTGCGTATTACGTTTCAGGACTAGTAATGCAAGAGAGAGGACCAGTTTTTGTGACGGCTTTCAACCCTCTCGGAATGGTTATTATTGCCATCATGGGGTCATGCATCTTATTCGAGAAATTGAATTTGGGAAG TGTTGTTGGAGCCGTGGTTATTGTTGTTGGACTATATTTGGTCATATGGGGAAAAAGCAAGGACCAAAAAGACCAACAAGGCCGCAAATTGTCTGTGGATCAACAGAATGATGACATAAAGACAATAGTGTTAAAGCAAGATGATGTTAATTCTTGTGGGAAAACATCGAATGATCTTGAATCCGTTTAA
- the LOC122584925 gene encoding WAT1-related protein At2g39510-like: MEMSSNGWFWMFCKQGRPYVGVLFLQLGYAINGILVKSALNDGLNPYTFSVYRNVAAAVAFGPFALYFERKVRTQMTFSVFWKISLLALIEPVLDQILYYTGMKYTTATFAIAMCNILPALTFVMAWIFRLEKVNVKKLHSQGKILGTLVTVGGAMVMTLVNGPPIPLPWTKEGPGVHHVVASTPMVSQDQHIKGAIMITAGCFCWASFYILQAMTLKEYPAQLSLTTLICMMGALQGTVVTMVIENAKSGIWSMHKETELVATLYSGIVRSGASYYVSGLVMKEKGPFFVTAFNPLGMVIVAIVSSFALAERLVLGRVVGAFIIVVGLYLIIWGKSKDSSLSSSKIIEVEISDQEASDEKYLDNTKASTEDPKTEANV; this comes from the exons ATGGAGATGTCGTCGAATGGTTGGTTTTGGATGTTTTGCAAGCAAGGAAGACCATATGTTGGGGTTCTTTTTCTACAACTAGGATATGCTATTAATGGGATTTTAGTAAAATCGGCTTTAAACGATGGGCTAAATCCTTACACGTTTTCTGTTTATAGAAATGTTGCTGCAGCAGTTGCTTTTGGCCCATTTGCTCTGTATTTTGAAAG GAAAGTTCGGACTCAAATGACATTTTCGGTATTTTGGAAGATATCATTGCTGGCGTTAATAGA GCCGGTTTTGGACCAAATACTATACTACACTGGGATGAAGTATACAACGGCAACCTTTGCCATTGCAATGTGCAACATTCTCCCCGCGCTAACTTTTGTCATGGCGTGGATATTTAG gCTTGAGAAGGTCAATGTAAAAAAATTGCATAGTCAAGGGAAGATTTTAGGAACGTTGGTGACGGTTGGGGGAGCTATGGTTATGACCCTTGTTAATGGACCACCTATTCCATTGCCATGGACCAAGGAGGGACCAGGGGTGCACCATGTTGTAGCCTCCACTCCCATGGTCTCACAAGACCAGCATATCAAAGGTGCCATCATGATCACTGCCGGTTGCTTTTGTTGGGCTAGCTTTTACATTCTTCag GCTATGACTCTCAAGGAATATCCAGCTCAATTGTCACTTACTACGCTCATATGTATGATGGGTGCTTTACAAGGAACTGTTGTTACTATGGTAATCGAAAACGCTAAATCTGGCATATGGTCTATGCATAAAGAGACAGAGCTTGTCGCAACACTGTATAGC GGGATAGTTAGATCAGGGGCTAGTTACTATGTTTCGGGCCTAGTTATGAAGGAAAAAGGACCCTTTTTTGTGACTGCCTTCAACCCCTTGGGTATGGTCATTGTTGCAATTGTGAGCTCATTTGCTCTAGCCGAACGATTAGTTTTAGGAAG GGTTGTGGGAGCATTCATCATTGTTGTTGGTTTGTATCTAATCATATGGGGTAAGAGTAAAGACTCGAGTTTATCAAGTTCTAAAATCATTGAAGTAGAGATTTCTGATCAAGAAGCATCCGACGAAAAATATTTAGATAATACAAAAGCTTCAACGGAAGATCCTAAAACCGAAGCTAATGTTTAA